The following are from one region of the Jeongeupia sp. USM3 genome:
- a CDS encoding DegV family protein — MRIGIVTDSCCDLPRDFIDAHGIEIMPIAIHGDGSSFVDHRDPAATRAFYRDELKLATDYTSAPLTPEQIRALFLDRLVVDFDYVFCITVMQSRSRIFDNASTAARGVLTDYRPVREAAGHARPFSLRVFDSQNLFPGQGLIVAEVARLAAEGATTSRIIAQIERLTQTTQAFLMPSDLGQLRHQARRKGDKSVGLAAYLLGSALDIKPVIRGFRGDTHPVAKVRGFDAGVDKLFATAIEHIEAGLDAPVVCVSYGGDTRVVNTMNAYQTMCKVAARHGVTVHLSEMSTTAGVNIGAGGLAVAFASLREATID, encoded by the coding sequence ATGCGTATCGGCATCGTCACCGATTCCTGCTGCGACCTGCCGCGCGACTTCATCGATGCCCACGGCATCGAGATCATGCCGATCGCGATCCACGGCGACGGCTCGAGCTTCGTCGACCACCGCGATCCGGCGGCAACGCGTGCGTTCTACCGCGACGAGCTGAAGCTGGCGACCGACTACACGTCGGCACCGCTGACGCCCGAGCAGATTCGCGCGCTGTTTCTCGACCGGCTCGTCGTCGATTTCGACTACGTGTTCTGCATCACGGTGATGCAGTCGCGCAGCCGGATTTTCGACAACGCCAGCACCGCCGCGCGCGGCGTGCTGACCGATTACCGGCCGGTGCGCGAGGCCGCCGGCCACGCCAGGCCGTTCTCGCTGCGCGTGTTCGACAGCCAGAACCTCTTCCCGGGCCAGGGACTGATCGTCGCCGAGGTCGCCCGCCTCGCCGCCGAAGGGGCGACGACGAGCAGGATCATCGCCCAGATCGAGCGGCTGACGCAGACGACGCAGGCCTTCCTGATGCCGTCCGACCTCGGCCAGTTGCGCCACCAGGCGCGGCGCAAGGGCGACAAGAGCGTCGGCCTCGCCGCCTACCTGCTCGGCAGCGCGCTCGACATCAAGCCGGTGATCCGCGGTTTCCGCGGCGACACCCACCCGGTCGCCAAGGTGCGCGGTTTCGATGCCGGCGTCGACAAGCTGTTCGCGACCGCGATCGAACACATCGAGGCCGGGCTCGACGCGCCGGTCGTCTGCGTCAGCTACGGCGGCGATACCCGCGTGGTGAACACCATGAACGCGTACCAGACGATGTGCAAGGTCGCCGCCCGCCACGGCGTGACGGTGCACTTGAGCGAAATGAGCACGACCGCCGGCGTCAACATCGGCGCGGGCGGGCTAGCGGTTGCCTTCGCTTCACTGCGTGAAGCGACCATCGATTAG
- a CDS encoding YdgA family protein, giving the protein MKRKVIIASISTVAALAVAYVGGTWYAGRAVQDTMQKQHEWLASLPYFIVKDRSYHRGWFSSTETATLQVNPDYYRFFLEREGEPLPVFELKYTQNVTHGPLPLLGHFNLHPYKAVVDTEFKFSPETQKFLSRFFGEQKPIQIENRIGFTDDGVMSIKVPSFDYEEAISGVKAKWQGLDATLDYGGDFNSIKLAALAPGLSGEAKDKGSFALRNLSATLDHKRGNAGIMIGTSSIKLEQLNLNLAEGQPLKLQLDQLAYNGQISEKGEFIDGLARFTLDKLQLDGKPYGPAEMVATASHLHGPTLAKLSDGLTRLQKQKLTREQFTDAVVKLAKTEGMPLLTNDPKLAIQSFNVKLPDGAIRFSAEVGLKGFVAADLDKPVDLVKKLDARADFNVPRKVIETVASWQARNMFGGSESGISNDDLDYLVGQFVEGQINRLAEQKLIRVDGDLLSADAKLSEGAFTLNGNKVPLPWDQQPATEAEQ; this is encoded by the coding sequence TTGAAACGCAAAGTCATCATCGCCAGCATCAGCACGGTTGCTGCGCTCGCGGTGGCCTATGTCGGTGGCACCTGGTACGCCGGCCGGGCCGTGCAGGACACCATGCAGAAACAGCACGAGTGGCTGGCGAGCCTGCCTTACTTCATCGTCAAGGACCGCAGCTACCACCGCGGCTGGTTCAGCTCGACCGAGACGGCGACGCTGCAGGTCAACCCGGACTACTACCGCTTCTTCCTCGAACGCGAGGGCGAGCCGCTGCCGGTGTTCGAGCTCAAGTACACGCAGAACGTCACCCACGGTCCGCTGCCGCTGCTCGGCCACTTCAACCTGCATCCGTACAAGGCCGTCGTCGACACCGAGTTCAAGTTCTCGCCCGAGACGCAGAAGTTCCTGTCGCGCTTCTTTGGCGAACAGAAGCCGATCCAGATCGAGAACCGCATCGGCTTCACCGACGACGGCGTGATGAGCATCAAGGTGCCGAGCTTCGACTACGAGGAAGCGATCTCGGGCGTCAAGGCCAAGTGGCAGGGACTGGACGCCACGCTCGACTACGGCGGCGATTTCAACAGCATCAAGCTGGCCGCGCTTGCGCCGGGGCTGTCCGGCGAAGCCAAGGACAAGGGCAGCTTCGCGCTCAGGAACCTCAGCGCCACGCTCGACCACAAGCGCGGCAACGCCGGGATCATGATCGGCACCTCGAGCATCAAGCTCGAGCAACTGAATCTGAACCTTGCAGAGGGCCAGCCGCTGAAGCTGCAGCTCGACCAGCTTGCCTACAACGGCCAGATCAGCGAGAAGGGCGAATTCATCGACGGCCTGGCGCGCTTCACGCTCGACAAGCTGCAACTCGACGGCAAGCCCTACGGCCCGGCCGAAATGGTCGCGACCGCCAGCCACCTGCACGGCCCGACGCTGGCCAAGCTCTCGGACGGGCTGACCCGGCTGCAGAAGCAGAAGCTGACGCGCGAACAGTTCACCGACGCGGTGGTCAAGCTAGCCAAGACCGAAGGCATGCCGCTGCTGACCAACGACCCGAAGCTGGCGATCCAGTCGTTCAACGTCAAGCTGCCCGACGGCGCGATCCGCTTCTCGGCCGAAGTCGGCCTCAAGGGCTTCGTCGCCGCCGACCTCGACAAGCCGGTCGACCTCGTCAAGAAACTCGACGCGCGCGCCGATTTCAACGTGCCGCGCAAGGTGATCGAGACCGTCGCCAGCTGGCAGGCGCGCAATATGTTCGGCGGCAGCGAATCGGGCATCTCGAACGACGACCTCGACTATCTGGTCGGCCAGTTCGTCGAGGGCCAGATCAACCGGCTGGCCGAGCAGAAGCTGATCCGCGTCGACGGCGACCTGCTGTCGGCCGACGCCAAGCTCAGCGAAGGCGCGTTCACGCTCAACGGCAACAAGGTGCCGCTGCCGTGGGACCAGCAGCCCGCGACCGAAGCCGAGCAGTAG
- a CDS encoding biopolymer transporter ExbD, giving the protein MKFRKGRHRDEPEINFIPLIDVMLVILIFLMATTTYSRFAELKINLPTADAEKTVEMPQSVQVAISAAGQYSINNQTTTFGSQEAFAAELRRAAGGNNDPMIVINADSQATHQNVVNVMEAARLAGYGKLTFATQTGK; this is encoded by the coding sequence ATGAAATTCCGCAAGGGGCGCCATCGCGACGAGCCGGAGATCAACTTCATCCCGCTGATCGACGTGATGCTGGTGATCCTGATCTTCCTGATGGCGACGACGACGTATTCGCGCTTCGCCGAGCTGAAGATCAACCTGCCGACCGCCGACGCCGAAAAGACCGTCGAGATGCCGCAATCGGTCCAGGTCGCGATCTCGGCCGCCGGCCAGTACAGCATCAACAACCAGACCACCACTTTCGGCAGCCAGGAGGCGTTTGCCGCCGAGCTGCGCCGCGCCGCCGGTGGCAACAACGACCCGATGATCGTCATCAACGCCGATTCGCAGGCGACGCACCAGAACGTCGTCAACGTGATGGAAGCGGCAAGGCTCGCCGGTTATGGCAAGCTGACCTTCGCGACGCAGACCGGCAAGTAG
- the purB gene encoding adenylosuccinate lyase: MELSALTALSPLDGRYEKQLADLRPHFSEYALVKSRVTVEIAWLKALAAEPAITEIKPFSAATIAELDSLVARFSPEHALEVKTIERTTNHDVKAVEYWMKERLSGNAEVSAASEFIHFACTSEDINNLSHALMLRAARETVLLPRIEEIVTKFKELAHALADAPMMSRTHGQPATPTTMGKEMANIAYRLERQLVRLEKIELLGKINGAVGNYNAHLSAYPGFDWEGFCHRFVESLGITFNPYTIQIEPHDYMSELYDTFARVNTILIDANRDIWGYISLGFFKQKVNKNEVGSSTMPHKVNPIDFENSEGNLGLANALLTHLSQKLPVSRWQRDLTDSTVLRNMGVGLGYALLGYVSALKGLNKLEVNRQAMLDDLDANWEVLAEPIQTVMRRYAVPNPYEQLKALTRGQRGMTRETLAVFIDGLAIPDDEKARLKAMTPASYLGCAEELARRI, translated from the coding sequence ATGGAATTGTCCGCACTGACCGCCCTTTCCCCGCTCGACGGCCGTTACGAAAAGCAGCTCGCCGACCTGCGCCCGCATTTCTCCGAGTACGCGCTGGTCAAGAGCCGCGTCACCGTCGAAATCGCCTGGCTCAAGGCGCTCGCCGCCGAGCCGGCGATCACCGAAATCAAGCCGTTTTCGGCCGCGACCATCGCCGAGCTCGACTCGCTCGTCGCCCGCTTCAGCCCGGAGCACGCGCTCGAGGTGAAGACGATCGAACGCACGACCAACCATGACGTCAAGGCGGTCGAGTACTGGATGAAGGAACGCCTGTCGGGCAATGCCGAAGTGTCGGCCGCCAGCGAGTTCATCCACTTCGCCTGTACCTCGGAAGACATCAACAACCTCAGCCATGCGCTGATGCTCAGGGCCGCGCGCGAAACCGTGCTGCTGCCGCGCATCGAAGAGATCGTCACCAAGTTCAAGGAACTGGCGCACGCGCTCGCCGACGCGCCGATGATGAGCCGCACCCACGGCCAGCCGGCGACGCCGACGACGATGGGCAAGGAAATGGCCAACATCGCCTACCGGCTCGAACGCCAGCTGGTCCGGCTCGAGAAGATCGAGCTGCTGGGCAAGATCAACGGCGCGGTCGGCAACTACAACGCCCACCTGTCGGCGTACCCGGGTTTCGACTGGGAAGGCTTCTGCCACCGCTTTGTCGAAAGCCTCGGCATCACCTTCAACCCGTACACGATCCAGATCGAGCCGCACGACTACATGAGCGAGCTGTACGACACGTTCGCGCGCGTCAACACCATCCTGATCGACGCCAACCGCGACATCTGGGGCTACATCTCGCTGGGCTTCTTCAAGCAGAAGGTCAACAAGAACGAAGTCGGCAGCTCGACGATGCCGCACAAGGTCAACCCGATCGACTTCGAGAACTCCGAAGGCAACCTCGGCCTCGCCAACGCCTTGCTGACGCATCTGTCGCAGAAGCTGCCGGTGTCGCGCTGGCAGCGCGACCTGACCGACTCGACCGTGCTGCGCAATATGGGCGTCGGCCTCGGCTACGCGCTGCTCGGCTATGTCTCGGCACTCAAGGGCCTGAACAAGCTCGAGGTGAACCGCCAGGCGATGCTCGACGACCTCGACGCCAACTGGGAAGTGCTGGCCGAGCCGATCCAGACCGTGATGCGCCGCTACGCGGTGCCGAACCCGTACGAGCAGCTGAAGGCGCTGACCCGCGGCCAGCGCGGCATGACGCGCGAAACGCTGGCGGTGTTCATCGACGGCCTGGCGATCCCGGACGACGAGAAGGCCCGCCTCAAGGCGATGACCCCGGCGAGCTATCTGGGCTGCGCCGAGGAACTTGCGCGCCGGATCTGA
- a CDS encoding MotA/TolQ/ExbB proton channel family protein — MLAIIEAAGWPIWTIIVCSVTAVTIIIERLLSLRKSQVLPEGLLARAVQEYRSSGVSPEMLGKLAASSPLGRVLAAGLKNVKSSRDIMKESIEETGSAVAHQLERYLNTLGTIAAVTPLLGLLGTVIGMIEIFGAQSPTGGTDPATLAHGISVALYNTASGIMVAVPALMFYRYFRGKIDDFLVEMEQQAVKLVEVVHGDRN, encoded by the coding sequence ATGCTCGCCATCATCGAGGCCGCCGGCTGGCCGATCTGGACCATTATCGTCTGTTCCGTCACCGCGGTGACGATCATCATCGAGCGCCTGCTGTCGCTGCGCAAATCGCAGGTGCTGCCCGAGGGGCTTCTCGCCCGGGCGGTGCAGGAATACCGCAGCAGCGGCGTATCGCCGGAGATGCTGGGCAAGCTTGCCGCCTCGAGCCCGCTCGGCCGGGTGCTCGCCGCCGGCCTGAAGAACGTCAAGAGCTCGCGCGACATCATGAAGGAGTCGATCGAGGAAACCGGTTCGGCGGTCGCGCACCAGCTCGAACGCTACCTGAACACCCTCGGCACGATCGCCGCGGTGACGCCGCTGCTCGGCCTCTTGGGCACGGTGATCGGCATGATCGAGATTTTCGGCGCGCAATCGCCGACCGGCGGCACCGACCCGGCGACGCTGGCGCACGGGATTTCGGTCGCGCTGTACAACACCGCGTCGGGCATCATGGTCGCCGTGCCGGCACTGATGTTCTACCGCTATTTCCGCGGCAAGATCGACGACTTCCTCGTCGAAATGGAGCAGCAGGCCGTGAAGCTGGTCGAAGTCGTCCACGGCGACCGCAACTGA
- a CDS encoding 2OG-Fe(II) oxygenase — protein sequence MDRITHLSPDWQGWITENLQRGCTPMSLVEVMVEKNFDPMFANAVVFQLSSSGTPQPAQPSQPATNGYRYEAPRFNHEGNVIRTADRDVRIVSRIGQPVIAVLDGLLSHEECDELIRQSERKLQRSTIVDPQTGKHEVIADRTSFGTFFTLNENDFIARLDARIAAVMNWPIENGEGIQILNYKTAGEYKPHYDYFPTADPGSAAHLANGGQRVSTMVMYLNDVDTGGETIFPELGVSVAPKKGSAVYFEYTNSHGEVDPLTLHGGAPVRDGEKWIATKWMRQRRFG from the coding sequence ATGGACCGGATTACGCACCTCTCGCCCGACTGGCAGGGCTGGATCACCGAGAACCTGCAGCGCGGGTGTACGCCGATGTCGCTGGTCGAGGTGATGGTCGAAAAGAACTTCGACCCGATGTTCGCCAACGCCGTGGTGTTCCAGCTGTCGAGCAGCGGCACGCCGCAGCCCGCCCAGCCGTCGCAGCCCGCCACGAACGGCTACCGCTACGAAGCGCCGCGCTTCAACCATGAAGGCAACGTGATCCGCACGGCCGACCGCGACGTACGCATCGTCAGCCGCATCGGCCAGCCGGTGATCGCGGTGCTCGACGGGCTGCTCTCGCACGAGGAGTGCGACGAGCTGATTCGCCAGTCCGAGCGCAAGCTGCAGCGCTCGACCATCGTCGATCCGCAGACCGGCAAGCACGAGGTCATCGCCGACCGCACCAGCTTCGGCACCTTCTTCACGCTGAACGAGAACGACTTCATCGCCCGGCTCGACGCGCGCATCGCCGCGGTGATGAACTGGCCGATCGAGAACGGCGAGGGCATCCAGATCCTCAACTACAAGACCGCCGGCGAGTACAAGCCGCACTACGACTACTTCCCGACCGCCGATCCGGGCAGCGCGGCGCATCTGGCCAACGGCGGCCAGCGCGTGTCGACGATGGTGATGTACCTGAACGACGTCGATACCGGCGGCGAGACGATTTTCCCCGAGCTCGGCGTATCGGTCGCGCCGAAGAAGGGCAGCGCGGTGTATTTCGAGTACACCAACAGCCACGGCGAAGTCGATCCGCTGACCCTGCACGGCGGCGCGCCGGTGCGGGATGGCGAGAAGTGGATCGCCACCAAGTGGATGCGCCAGCGCCGCTTCGGCTGA
- the lpxK gene encoding tetraacyldisaccharide 4'-kinase gives MSLPERIWYGTHPLKWALAPLSLLFAAIGALRRMLFRHGLKRVEHLPVPVVVVGNLTAGGTGKTPLTAYLARALAGRGFTPGIISRGYGGQAEGPTPVEPDSDPALTGDEPVLLARAAGVPVFVCRDRAAAGRALLAVHPQVDVLLCDDGLQHYRLGRDVELCVVDGARGFGNGWLLPAGPLREPLSRLAGVDAVVVNGAAARALHPQQFAQQFDMTLRPGRLYRLDDATITCDAADLAGDTLAAVCGIGNPARFFATLEALGLAFGRHAFADHHAYVAGELPPGTLVTTEKDAVKLAAQPEIRGDGARIWVLPVNAMLSPDLGQWLATRLQNGRKAA, from the coding sequence ATGAGCTTGCCCGAACGCATCTGGTACGGCACCCACCCGCTGAAGTGGGCGCTGGCGCCGCTGTCACTGCTGTTTGCCGCGATCGGCGCACTGCGGCGCATGCTGTTCCGGCATGGACTCAAGCGGGTCGAGCACCTGCCGGTGCCGGTCGTCGTCGTCGGCAACCTGACCGCCGGCGGCACCGGCAAGACGCCATTGACGGCGTATCTGGCCCGCGCGCTGGCCGGGCGCGGCTTCACGCCCGGCATCATTTCGCGCGGCTACGGCGGCCAGGCCGAAGGCCCGACGCCGGTCGAACCGGACAGCGATCCGGCGCTGACCGGCGACGAGCCGGTGCTGCTGGCGCGTGCGGCCGGCGTGCCGGTGTTCGTCTGCCGCGATCGCGCCGCGGCCGGCAGGGCGCTGCTGGCGGTACATCCGCAGGTCGACGTGCTGCTGTGCGACGACGGCCTGCAGCACTACCGGCTGGGCCGCGATGTCGAGCTGTGCGTCGTCGACGGCGCGCGCGGTTTCGGCAATGGCTGGCTGCTGCCGGCCGGGCCGCTGCGCGAGCCGCTGTCGCGGCTGGCGGGCGTCGATGCCGTGGTTGTCAACGGCGCCGCCGCCCGTGCGCTGCATCCGCAGCAGTTCGCGCAGCAATTCGATATGACGTTGCGGCCGGGGCGGCTGTACCGGCTCGACGACGCGACGATCACTTGTGATGCCGCCGATCTGGCGGGCGACACGCTCGCTGCGGTCTGCGGCATCGGCAACCCCGCACGCTTTTTCGCCACGCTCGAAGCGCTCGGGTTGGCGTTTGGCCGCCATGCCTTCGCCGACCACCACGCCTATGTGGCGGGCGAATTGCCGCCCGGTACGCTGGTCACTACCGAGAAGGACGCGGTCAAACTGGCCGCGCAGCCGGAGATCAGGGGCGACGGTGCTAGAATCTGGGTTTTACCGGTCAACGCCATGCTGTCCCCGGACCTGGGGCAATGGCTCGCAACAAGGCTGCAAAATGGACGCAAAGCTGCTTGA
- the xseA gene encoding exodeoxyribonuclease VII large subunit, which produces MFSQKSSVNVITVSELNRQVRDLLEGSFPIRWIAGELSNFKRYDSGHCYFSLKDAGAQVRCVMFRNRAALLDFQPREGLQVEVRAVVSLYEARGDYQLTIEAMRPAGVGNLFEAFEALKKKLAAEGLFDAAAKRALPTFPRAIGIVTSPKAAALRDVLTTLRRRHPGLPVIIYPTAVQGATAANDIAAAIRNAAKRNEVDTLIVCRGGGSLEDLWSFNEEVVARAIAASPMPVVSGVGHETDFTIADFVADVRAPTPTAAAELASPNRDEWLMRLGQQSARLRRALERGLHSRMQLVDQLGRRLRHPGEALAQRRDRLAGLALRLGQAGNRQLADRRAGLERLALRLAHRQPQTAAQAQRLAELQRRLSSAAARSGESGRRRLDTLAARLAALNPHAVLARGYALVERPDGRVVQHASELARGDQVALRFADDSVDAQITGRPVQQQDLF; this is translated from the coding sequence ATGTTTTCCCAAAAGTCAAGCGTCAATGTCATTACAGTGTCCGAGCTGAACCGTCAGGTTCGTGACTTACTGGAAGGCTCATTTCCGATACGCTGGATCGCCGGCGAGCTCTCCAACTTCAAACGCTACGACTCCGGCCACTGCTATTTCAGCCTCAAGGACGCCGGCGCGCAGGTCCGCTGCGTGATGTTCCGCAACCGCGCCGCGCTGCTCGATTTCCAGCCCAGGGAAGGCCTGCAGGTCGAGGTCCGCGCGGTGGTGTCGCTGTACGAGGCGCGCGGCGACTATCAGCTCACGATCGAGGCGATGCGCCCGGCCGGTGTCGGCAACCTGTTCGAGGCGTTCGAGGCCCTGAAGAAGAAGCTCGCCGCCGAGGGCCTGTTCGACGCCGCGGCCAAGCGCGCCCTACCCACCTTCCCGCGCGCAATCGGCATCGTCACGTCGCCGAAGGCCGCCGCGCTGCGCGACGTGCTGACGACGCTCCGGCGCCGCCACCCCGGCCTGCCGGTGATCATCTATCCGACCGCCGTGCAGGGCGCGACCGCCGCCAACGACATCGCCGCCGCGATCCGCAACGCGGCCAAGCGCAACGAGGTCGACACGCTGATCGTCTGCCGCGGCGGCGGCAGTCTCGAAGACCTGTGGTCGTTCAACGAAGAAGTCGTCGCCCGCGCCATCGCCGCCAGCCCGATGCCGGTGGTGTCGGGCGTCGGTCACGAAACCGACTTCACCATTGCCGACTTCGTCGCCGACGTGCGCGCACCGACGCCGACCGCCGCCGCCGAGCTCGCCAGCCCGAACCGCGACGAATGGCTGATGCGGCTGGGCCAGCAGTCGGCGCGGCTTCGCCGTGCGCTCGAACGCGGCCTGCACAGCCGGATGCAGCTCGTCGACCAGCTCGGCCGGCGGCTGCGCCATCCGGGCGAAGCGCTGGCACAGCGGCGCGACCGGCTCGCCGGGCTCGCGCTGCGGCTCGGCCAGGCCGGCAACCGCCAGCTTGCCGACCGGCGCGCCGGGCTGGAGCGGCTGGCGCTGCGACTGGCCCACCGGCAACCGCAGACGGCGGCGCAGGCCCAGAGGCTGGCCGAGCTGCAGCGGCGCCTGTCGTCGGCTGCCGCACGCAGCGGCGAATCCGGCCGGCGCCGGCTCGATACGCTTGCCGCCCGTCTGGCGGCGCTGAACCCGCACGCGGTACTGGCACGCGGCTATGCGCTGGTCGAACGCCCCGATGGCCGCGTCGTCCAGCACGCCAGCGAGCTTGCCCGCGGCGATCAGGTGGCGCTGCGCTTTGCCGACGACAGTGTCGACGCGCAGATCACCGGCCGTCCGGTACAGCAGCAGGACCTGTTTTGA
- a CDS encoding VOC family protein — translation MSHLPLLSHVSLGTNDFERAVAFYDTVMPALGCKRLEQFPGAAAYGRDYPEFWIQIPIDGQTANVGNGTHIGFTAPDKAAVRAFYDAALAAGATADGEPGPRPDYGEPYFGCFVRDPDGHKIEAAYWDFSLDTAPPHQC, via the coding sequence ATGAGCCACCTGCCGCTGCTGTCCCACGTTTCGCTCGGCACCAACGATTTCGAACGCGCGGTCGCGTTCTACGACACGGTCATGCCGGCGCTCGGCTGCAAGCGCCTCGAGCAGTTCCCCGGTGCGGCCGCCTACGGCCGCGACTACCCGGAGTTCTGGATCCAGATACCGATCGACGGCCAGACCGCCAACGTCGGCAACGGCACCCACATCGGCTTTACCGCGCCCGACAAGGCCGCGGTCCGGGCGTTCTACGACGCGGCGCTGGCCGCCGGCGCGACGGCCGACGGCGAACCCGGTCCGCGGCCCGACTACGGCGAACCGTATTTCGGCTGCTTCGTCCGTGATCCGGACGGCCACAAGATCGAAGCCGCCTACTGGGATTTTTCGCTCGATACGGCCCCGCCGCACCAGTGCTGA
- a CDS encoding Trm112 family protein has protein sequence MDAKLLEILVCPVCKGPLVFDKAKQELICKGDRLAYPIRDGIPVMLEGEARELDPTEEVGG, from the coding sequence ATGGACGCAAAGCTGCTTGAAATCCTCGTCTGCCCGGTCTGCAAGGGCCCGCTCGTCTTCGATAAGGCGAAGCAGGAGCTGATCTGCAAGGGCGACCGACTCGCTTATCCGATCCGCGACGGCATTCCGGTGATGCTCGAGGGCGAGGCGCGCGAGCTCGATCCGACCGAAGAAGTCGGCGGCTGA
- the mnmA gene encoding tRNA 2-thiouridine(34) synthase MnmA gives MSDKIVVGLSGGVDSSVTAHLLKQQGFDVHGVFMQNWEDDNNDEYCSIKEDSMDAIAVADLLGIDIELVNFAREYKDRVFSYFLAEYSAGRTPNPDILCNSEIKFKCFLDYAISLGGARMATGHYCGNRVRADGRTELIRAADQGKDQTYFLYRLSQAQVSQAVFPLGGLQKSEVRRIAEEIGLPNAKKKDSTGICFIGERPFRDFLNRYLPKVPGRMVTPDGKVMGEHMGLMYYTLGQRSGLGIGGDKSGSGEPWFVGGKDMASNELIVVQGHDHPLLLKSTLLALDCSWILGEQPAEGRYTAKTRYRQQDAACTLRHVDGGVELVFDEPQWAMTPGQSMVLYQGDVCLGGGIIQ, from the coding sequence ATGAGCGACAAGATCGTCGTCGGGCTCTCGGGCGGGGTCGATTCGAGCGTGACCGCGCACCTGCTCAAACAGCAGGGTTTTGACGTGCACGGCGTGTTCATGCAGAACTGGGAAGACGATAACAACGACGAGTACTGCTCGATCAAGGAAGACTCGATGGACGCGATCGCCGTCGCGGACCTCTTGGGGATCGATATCGAACTCGTCAACTTCGCCAGGGAGTACAAGGACCGGGTGTTCTCGTACTTCCTCGCCGAGTACTCGGCCGGCCGTACGCCGAACCCGGACATCCTCTGCAACAGCGAAATCAAGTTCAAGTGCTTCCTCGACTACGCGATCTCGCTCGGCGGCGCCAGGATGGCGACCGGCCACTACTGCGGCAACCGCGTCCGTGCCGACGGCCGCACCGAGCTGATCCGCGCGGCGGACCAGGGCAAGGACCAGACCTACTTCCTCTACCGGCTGAGCCAGGCGCAGGTGAGCCAGGCGGTGTTCCCGCTCGGCGGCCTGCAGAAGTCCGAGGTGCGGCGCATTGCCGAGGAGATCGGCCTGCCGAACGCGAAGAAGAAGGACAGCACCGGCATCTGTTTCATCGGCGAACGGCCGTTCCGCGACTTCCTCAACCGCTATCTGCCCAAGGTGCCTGGCAGGATGGTCACGCCCGACGGCAAGGTGATGGGCGAGCACATGGGGCTGATGTACTACACGCTCGGCCAGCGCTCTGGGCTGGGCATCGGTGGCGACAAGTCGGGCAGTGGCGAGCCGTGGTTCGTCGGCGGCAAGGACATGGCGAGCAACGAGCTGATCGTCGTCCAGGGGCATGACCACCCCTTGCTGCTGAAGTCGACGCTGCTGGCGCTGGACTGCTCGTGGATTCTTGGCGAGCAGCCGGCCGAGGGCCGCTATACCGCCAAGACGCGCTACCGGCAGCAGGACGCCGCGTGCACGCTGCGCCATGTCGACGGCGGCGTCGAGCTGGTGTTCGACGAGCCGCAGTGGGCGATGACGCCGGGGCAGTCGATGGTGCTGTATCAGGGCGACGTCTGCCTCGGTGGCGGCATCATCCAGTAG
- the kdsB gene encoding 3-deoxy-manno-octulosonate cytidylyltransferase, which yields MKFTVIIPARLKSTRLPDKPLADIGGKPMIVRVVEQALKSDAYTVCVATDDMRIQDAVALSGYVSLLTRADHPSGTDRLAEAVDRMGLADDEIIVNVQGDEPLIDPALIDAVAATLAADPALPMATACHAIDSAEDFLNPNVVKVVTDAAGRALYFSRAPIPWPRDAFALDRGALPDGVVPQRHIGIYAYRAGFLRTYRDLSPSPLEGIEALEQLRVLWHGYGIGVHVAAHAPAAGVDTPEDLERVRRLLAQQNY from the coding sequence ATGAAGTTCACGGTGATCATTCCGGCGCGGCTCAAGTCGACCCGCCTGCCCGACAAACCGCTGGCCGACATCGGCGGCAAGCCGATGATCGTCCGCGTCGTCGAACAGGCGCTGAAATCGGATGCCTACACGGTCTGCGTCGCGACCGACGACATGCGCATCCAGGACGCCGTGGCGCTGTCCGGGTATGTCAGCCTCCTGACGCGCGCAGACCATCCGTCGGGCACCGACCGGCTTGCCGAAGCGGTCGACAGGATGGGGCTGGCCGACGATGAAATCATCGTCAACGTCCAGGGCGACGAGCCGCTGATCGACCCGGCGCTGATCGACGCGGTCGCGGCGACGCTGGCTGCCGATCCGGCCCTGCCGATGGCGACCGCCTGCCACGCGATCGACTCGGCCGAGGACTTCCTCAACCCGAACGTCGTCAAGGTCGTCACCGACGCGGCGGGCCGGGCGCTGTACTTCAGCCGCGCGCCGATTCCGTGGCCGCGGGACGCGTTCGCGCTTGATCGCGGCGCGCTGCCCGACGGTGTCGTGCCGCAGCGGCACATCGGCATCTACGCCTATCGGGCCGGATTCCTGCGTACTTACCGCGATCTGTCGCCTTCGCCGCTCGAAGGGATCGAAGCGCTGGAACAGCTGAGGGTGCTGTGGCATGGTTACGGCATCGGTGTTCATGTTGCAGCGCACGCACCGGCCGCCGGCGTCGATACGCCGGAAGACCTCGAACGCGTGCGCCGGCTGCTGGCACAACAGAATTACTAA